In Anaerolineales bacterium, the following proteins share a genomic window:
- a CDS encoding sortase, with protein MDMYPPQPTKKESNALFIVLVFLGLAVIVFALGKSVFDVATMPPAIDLAADDAQQAGFLPVYSSAGHEADPSLVSVGVMPDGFPTPQPLAEGETPVGQVPDRIIIPAIELDASIVPIGSIDLSYEDETFQQWLAPDYRAVGWHQTSAGLGVPGNTVLNGHHNVHGEVFRDLYRLQKGDEIEVYSNGQRFQYVVVYTAVLPERNQPMEVRVANAEWIQPTEDERLTVITCWPYESNTHRVLIVAVPVSPATS; from the coding sequence ATGGATATGTACCCGCCACAACCCACGAAAAAAGAATCCAATGCCCTGTTCATTGTGCTGGTATTCCTTGGCTTGGCCGTGATTGTCTTCGCGCTAGGCAAGAGCGTTTTTGATGTCGCCACTATGCCCCCGGCGATCGACCTGGCGGCCGATGATGCCCAGCAAGCCGGCTTTCTGCCGGTGTACTCCTCCGCGGGGCACGAGGCCGATCCGAGCCTGGTCTCAGTAGGCGTGATGCCAGATGGCTTCCCCACGCCGCAGCCGTTGGCTGAGGGCGAGACCCCGGTGGGCCAGGTGCCGGATCGCATCATTATTCCCGCCATCGAATTGGATGCCAGCATTGTGCCGATTGGTTCCATCGATCTGTCGTACGAGGACGAGACCTTTCAGCAGTGGTTGGCTCCTGATTACCGAGCCGTCGGCTGGCACCAAACCTCAGCTGGCCTGGGCGTGCCCGGCAATACTGTGCTCAATGGCCACCATAATGTACACGGCGAGGTGTTTCGCGATCTGTATCGCTTGCAGAAAGGCGATGAGATCGAGGTCTACTCCAACGGCCAGCGCTTTCAATATGTCGTGGTGTATACCGCGGTCTTACCCGAGCGCAACCAGCCGATGGAGGTGCGCGTGGCCAACGCCGAGTGGATCCAGCCCACCGAAGACGAGCGCCTTACGGTGATTACTTGCTGGCCGTATGAGAGCAACACGCACCGCGTACTGATCGTCGCCGTGCCTGTCTCGCCGGCTACCTCGTAG
- a CDS encoding ABC transporter permease — protein sequence MKALEIAFKDTLTRFRDWKALVGMLAAPLMISALIGLAFGNFSSDEAPIENIRMALVNLDDGELGQAYEDVLTSPDLENLIALEISEDAAAAKARIESGELRAVLVIPADFSETVIPDGEGESGTASVELHTDPAASVSPIIVKSIVERISASINTMLLAGSVSGDRIAPYAPLLGAEMATLGEAIGAELQSERFDFQEPTLSLEMIATGEDEEPFDPFAFFIPGMAVFFLMFSMFEGSRSILQEERNWTLQRLMSTPTPTWQIILGKMGGTFLTGLLQFIVLVLSSALLFGVNWGNSILGLLIMVVLTVFAASGLGAMLTAFSRNENHAGVVGSAVSLVFGALGGSFFPTDGLTGIVNLASKLTVNRWAMDGLLALTVERGGLADIQTPALVLAVIGLVTFGLALMAFQKRFVK from the coding sequence ATGAAAGCCCTTGAGATTGCGTTCAAAGATACGCTGACGCGCTTCCGTGACTGGAAGGCGTTGGTAGGCATGCTGGCCGCCCCGCTGATGATCAGCGCGCTGATCGGCTTGGCGTTTGGCAACTTCTCTAGTGATGAGGCGCCTATCGAGAACATTCGCATGGCGCTGGTGAACCTGGACGACGGCGAACTCGGCCAAGCCTATGAAGACGTGCTCACCAGCCCTGATTTGGAGAACCTGATCGCCCTGGAGATCAGTGAGGATGCCGCGGCGGCCAAAGCGCGCATTGAAAGTGGCGAACTGCGCGCCGTATTGGTGATCCCTGCAGATTTTAGTGAAACCGTCATCCCTGACGGCGAAGGCGAAAGCGGCACAGCCAGCGTGGAGCTGCATACCGACCCTGCCGCATCCGTGAGCCCGATCATCGTCAAGAGCATTGTGGAGCGCATCAGCGCCAGCATCAACACCATGCTGCTGGCGGGCAGCGTATCTGGCGACCGCATTGCGCCGTATGCACCGCTGCTGGGCGCCGAGATGGCCACCCTGGGCGAAGCGATTGGCGCCGAACTGCAAAGCGAGCGCTTTGATTTCCAGGAGCCCACACTGTCTTTGGAGATGATCGCTACCGGCGAAGATGAAGAGCCGTTTGACCCCTTCGCCTTCTTCATTCCCGGTATGGCGGTGTTCTTTTTGATGTTCAGCATGTTCGAAGGGTCCCGCTCCATCCTGCAAGAAGAGCGCAACTGGACCTTGCAACGGTTGATGAGCACGCCCACCCCCACTTGGCAAATCATCTTGGGCAAGATGGGCGGCACATTCCTCACCGGCTTGTTGCAGTTCATCGTACTGGTGCTCAGCTCGGCACTGCTGTTTGGCGTCAACTGGGGTAACTCCATTCTGGGGCTGCTGATCATGGTCGTGCTGACGGTGTTCGCCGCCAGCGGGCTGGGCGCCATGCTGACCGCCTTCTCGCGCAACGAGAACCATGCCGGCGTGGTGGGCAGTGCCGTTTCGTTGGTGTTCGGTGCGCTGGGCGGCAGTTTCTTCCCCACGGATGGGCTGACTGGCATCGTCAACCTGGCCAGCAAGCTCACCGTCAATCGCTGGGCGATGGACGGACTGCTGGCGCTCACCGTTGAGCGCGGCGGGCTGGCCGACATTCAAACCCCGGCGCTGGTGCTGGCCGTGATTGGCCTCGTGACCTTTGGCCTGGCCCTGATGGCCTTTCAGAAACGGTTCGTGAAATGA
- a CDS encoding Hsp20/alpha crystallin family protein gives MMTLYLNPRTRRFSQTRTPGVHVPVDVSANGDEYLLRAYLPGLKAEDLQIEVLENTITLQGEFPHPVLEENEQLLLSELPSGRFERTLRLPSDLDAEHAQAEMHDGLLTLRLAKAEHAKSKKIAVLAK, from the coding sequence ATGATGACCCTATACCTTAACCCCCGCACCCGCCGCTTCAGCCAAACGCGCACCCCCGGCGTGCATGTGCCCGTGGACGTCAGCGCCAATGGCGACGAATACTTGCTGCGTGCCTATCTGCCCGGCCTAAAAGCCGAGGATTTGCAGATCGAGGTGCTGGAGAACACCATCACCCTGCAAGGCGAGTTTCCTCACCCCGTATTGGAGGAAAACGAGCAGTTGCTGCTGAGCGAGCTGCCCAGCGGGCGCTTTGAGCGCACCCTGCGCTTGCCCAGCGACCTGGATGCCGAGCACGCCCAGGCAGAAATGCACGATGGCTTGCTGACCCTGCGCCTGGCCAAGGCCGAGCACGCCAAGAGCAAGAAGATTGCCGTGCTAGCCAAGTAA
- a CDS encoding PD40 domain-containing protein: MRFKILALLCLNLLLAACAANISAADQVATSVAATLAANGQPVPTAQPTLGEVATQAPSEPACSNAGLVNVAYVKDGNLWLWTQGGMRTQLTESADVLEVAISGDGCRIAYTRSQPNPQYDPDSEFAAPETLAELWVVSSDGANNRALVDTAYLASQPVPDGNNIASVARFQFQPRSHSLAFNTQMLHPGVGRTLRNDLTLVNVDSGELTPLLGVEQGGDEFAFSPDGQQIAFSTPTQVHVINSDGSYLRRELITFSQVITYSEYLYSPPLYWAQDGRALLVAVPPADALAPGRPETALWWIPLDGTPAFQAGSVQAAFFIMGAARFSPDGGRVAYLRPLDGDSGANELVIALSNGSNESPVLRGEQIQFLAWSPDSSRYLYSYVDGAARLVLANAADSQVSPLALPGTLAPFALQVQWVDAARFLILEQSQNGGRLGLMDTLGSYEEVDRFAVPFTSFAVTRELGQK, translated from the coding sequence ATGCGTTTCAAAATCCTTGCCCTGCTATGCCTCAACCTATTGCTGGCGGCTTGCGCTGCAAACATCAGCGCAGCGGATCAAGTGGCCACCAGTGTAGCCGCCACCCTGGCGGCCAACGGGCAGCCGGTGCCCACTGCGCAGCCTACACTGGGCGAAGTGGCTACGCAGGCGCCCAGCGAGCCGGCCTGCAGCAATGCTGGCTTGGTGAACGTGGCCTATGTAAAGGACGGCAACCTGTGGTTGTGGACCCAGGGCGGCATGCGCACGCAGCTCACCGAAAGCGCGGATGTACTGGAGGTAGCGATCTCCGGCGATGGTTGCCGCATTGCCTATACGCGCAGCCAGCCGAACCCGCAGTACGACCCTGATAGCGAATTTGCAGCGCCAGAAACGCTGGCCGAGCTGTGGGTGGTGAGCAGTGATGGCGCCAACAACCGCGCCTTGGTGGATACGGCCTACTTGGCCAGCCAGCCAGTGCCGGATGGCAACAACATCGCCTCGGTTGCACGTTTCCAGTTTCAGCCGCGCAGCCACAGCCTGGCCTTCAATACTCAGATGCTGCACCCCGGTGTGGGGCGTACCTTACGCAATGATCTTACGCTGGTCAATGTCGATTCAGGTGAGCTGACCCCATTGCTGGGCGTGGAGCAGGGCGGTGACGAATTTGCCTTCTCGCCAGATGGTCAGCAGATCGCCTTCTCTACCCCCACGCAGGTGCATGTGATCAATAGCGATGGCAGCTATTTGCGCCGTGAGCTGATCACCTTTTCACAGGTCATCACCTACAGTGAATATCTCTACAGCCCGCCACTGTATTGGGCGCAGGATGGCCGCGCCCTGCTGGTGGCTGTGCCGCCGGCAGATGCCTTGGCCCCTGGGCGGCCGGAGACCGCGTTGTGGTGGATTCCCTTGGATGGCACGCCCGCCTTCCAGGCAGGCAGCGTGCAGGCGGCCTTCTTCATCATGGGCGCGGCGCGCTTCTCGCCCGATGGCGGGCGGGTGGCCTACCTGCGCCCGCTGGATGGCGATAGCGGCGCCAACGAGCTGGTGATTGCGCTGAGCAACGGCAGCAATGAGTCGCCGGTGTTGCGCGGCGAGCAGATCCAATTCCTGGCTTGGTCGCCGGATAGCAGTCGCTACCTGTACTCCTATGTAGATGGCGCCGCCCGCTTAGTGCTGGCCAACGCCGCCGACAGCCAAGTTAGCCCGCTGGCCCTGCCGGGCACGCTGGCACCTTTCGCGCTGCAAGTGCAATGGGTGGATGCGGCGCGCTTCCTGATCCTGGAGCAGAGTCAAAACGGTGGGCGTTTAGGCCTAATGGATACGCTCGGTAGCTACGAGGAAGTCGATCGCTTTGCCGTGCCGTTTACTTCGTTTGCCGTCACGCGCGAACTGGGTCAAAAGTAA
- a CDS encoding DUF1697 domain-containing protein produces the protein MKHYVALLRGINLGKRRVKMEELRAMFERMGHSGVRTLQASGNVVFASKNGDHATLAAAIEAQIVQTFGFDSPTLVVSAAEIAALIKRDPFAKETLSAGSRTHITFLTQPLGKNRSLPYIAPDKSFRIFPAGSHQLACVVEPTTSSLSYMDYLGKQFGEEATTRTWKTVQKLHDLLSEAG, from the coding sequence ATGAAGCACTATGTCGCGTTGCTGCGCGGTATCAATCTCGGCAAGCGCCGCGTGAAAATGGAAGAATTGCGCGCCATGTTCGAGCGCATGGGCCACAGCGGTGTGCGCACCCTGCAGGCCTCAGGCAACGTAGTATTCGCCAGTAAAAACGGCGACCATGCCACGCTGGCGGCAGCCATCGAGGCACAGATTGTGCAAACGTTTGGCTTCGATTCGCCCACCCTGGTGGTCAGCGCTGCCGAGATCGCCGCACTGATAAAACGAGATCCGTTTGCCAAAGAGACTTTGTCCGCAGGCAGCCGTACGCACATCACCTTTCTGACACAGCCACTGGGCAAAAACCGCTCACTGCCCTACATCGCACCAGATAAGAGCTTCCGTATCTTCCCTGCTGGCAGCCACCAATTGGCCTGCGTAGTAGAACCCACCACCAGCAGCTTGAGCTATATGGATTATCTCGGCAAGCAATTTGGTGAAGAGGCCACCACGCGCACCTGGAAGACCGTGCAAAAGCTCCACGATCTGCTCAGTGAAGCTGGATGA
- a CDS encoding response regulator transcription factor: MAEEKELNTTAAGLDLDAVQELGSQRVVMVVEDDPDTLNLLKLTLRRAGMNVVGASDGKQALRKWMDTNPSIVLLDLMMPEMDGWETLSQLRAISDAPIIILSALSQKENIVRGLKEGADDYVSKPFVGDEVVARIEAALRRSGPAKPASVLVFPDQGLAVDMQSHQVTLRDQLIDLTPREFAVLEILARQHPKPVSYETLAREVWGEDNDKIRERIKWIVYLLRQKIEKDPSRPALILNKTRFGYQLASE, encoded by the coding sequence TTGGCTGAAGAAAAGGAACTCAATACCACCGCTGCTGGTCTGGATTTGGATGCCGTGCAAGAGCTCGGCTCGCAGCGCGTCGTGATGGTGGTTGAGGATGATCCCGATACGCTCAATCTGCTCAAGCTCACCCTGCGCCGCGCCGGCATGAACGTAGTCGGTGCCTCTGATGGCAAGCAGGCGCTGCGCAAGTGGATGGACACCAACCCCAGCATTGTGCTGCTCGATCTGATGATGCCCGAAATGGATGGCTGGGAGACTTTGAGCCAGTTGCGCGCCATCAGCGACGCGCCGATCATCATCCTGTCGGCGCTCAGCCAAAAAGAGAACATCGTGCGCGGCCTCAAAGAGGGCGCCGATGATTATGTCTCCAAGCCCTTTGTGGGCGATGAAGTTGTGGCGCGTATCGAAGCGGCGCTGCGCCGCTCCGGCCCGGCCAAGCCGGCTTCGGTGCTGGTCTTCCCCGATCAGGGCCTGGCCGTGGATATGCAGAGCCACCAGGTAACCCTGCGCGATCAGTTGATCGATCTGACCCCGCGCGAGTTCGCCGTGCTTGAAATTCTGGCGCGCCAACACCCCAAGCCCGTTTCCTATGAGACGCTGGCGCGCGAGGTGTGGGGCGAAGACAACGACAAGATCCGCGAGCGCATTAAGTGGATCGTATATTTGCTGCGTCAAAAAATCGAGAAGGACCCCAGCCGCCCGGCGTTGATCTTAAACAAGACCCGCTTTGGCTACCAGCTGGCAAGTGAGTGA
- a CDS encoding ABC transporter ATP-binding protein, producing the protein MSQPILQAQDLHKHYEKTHAVQGISFEIQQGEIFSLLGPNGAGKTTTISILSCLLSPSEGDALIDGHSVRRDADAVKKIIGVVPQEIALYPDLTARENLMFWGKMYSLGGAHLKQRVEETLEIAGLSDRANEKVESYSGGMKRRINIAVGLLHEPKVLFMDEPTVGIDPQSRRRILDTVLELNQRGLTVLYTTHYMEEAAELSKRIGIVDHGKLIALGTQDELTQLVGERDALQIGISGISEPQPLLAQLNALNGIHKAAYEDELLLLQADHANEQLSGIIAAITGAGGQVKSIKIEELNLEAVFLHLTGRALRD; encoded by the coding sequence ATGAGCCAACCCATCTTGCAGGCGCAAGACCTGCACAAACATTACGAAAAAACCCACGCGGTACAAGGCATCAGCTTTGAGATTCAGCAGGGGGAGATCTTCAGCCTGCTGGGGCCAAACGGCGCCGGTAAAACCACCACCATCTCGATATTGAGCTGCTTGCTCAGCCCTAGCGAGGGCGACGCCCTCATTGACGGCCACTCAGTACGAAGAGACGCCGACGCGGTGAAAAAGATCATTGGCGTGGTGCCGCAGGAAATTGCGCTGTACCCTGACCTGACGGCGCGCGAGAACCTGATGTTCTGGGGCAAGATGTACAGCCTGGGCGGCGCCCACCTCAAGCAACGCGTCGAAGAGACGCTGGAGATCGCCGGTCTGAGCGACCGCGCCAACGAAAAAGTGGAGAGCTACTCCGGCGGCATGAAGCGGCGCATCAACATTGCCGTGGGCTTGCTGCATGAGCCCAAGGTGCTGTTCATGGATGAGCCCACCGTAGGCATTGACCCGCAAAGCCGCCGCCGCATTCTGGATACGGTGCTGGAGCTTAACCAGCGCGGGCTAACCGTGCTGTACACCACCCACTATATGGAAGAAGCCGCCGAGCTGAGCAAGCGCATCGGCATTGTGGACCACGGCAAGTTGATTGCGCTGGGCACGCAGGACGAGCTGACCCAGCTGGTGGGCGAGCGCGATGCGCTGCAGATTGGCATCAGTGGTATCAGCGAGCCGCAACCGCTGCTGGCGCAGCTGAATGCGCTGAACGGCATCCACAAGGCGGCCTACGAAGACGAGCTGCTCTTGCTGCAAGCTGACCACGCCAATGAGCAACTCAGCGGCATCATCGCCGCCATCACGGGCGCCGGGGGCCAGGTCAAGAGCATCAAGATCGAGGAACTCAACCTTGAAGCGGTGTTCCTGCACCTCACCGGCCGTGCCCTGCGAGACTGA
- a CDS encoding SUMF1/EgtB/PvdO family nonheme iron enzyme: MSYAFGDVTYVGKFPAGASPYGALDMAGNVYEWVNDWFHERYYEISPAINPPGPENYEGEYFLKVVRGGSYSWDGALASAGFHDSFEINKYGHGVGFRCAVVAAP; the protein is encoded by the coding sequence GTGAGCTACGCTTTTGGCGATGTGACCTATGTGGGCAAGTTTCCGGCGGGCGCCAGCCCCTACGGCGCGCTGGATATGGCCGGCAATGTGTATGAATGGGTCAACGACTGGTTCCATGAGCGCTACTATGAGATCTCCCCGGCGATCAACCCGCCCGGCCCGGAGAATTACGAAGGCGAGTACTTTCTAAAAGTGGTGCGCGGCGGAAGCTATAGCTGGGATGGCGCGCTGGCCAGTGCGGGGTTCCACGACTCGTTTGAGATCAATAAGTATGGCCATGGCGTTGGCTTTCGCTGCGCCGTGGTCGCCGCGCCCTAA
- a CDS encoding formylglycine-generating enzyme family protein, with protein sequence MHGWKLDKKAFFRYVLPVCLAIFLFVLRLLRIEAPTTVDANAFAAAPTMVQASGTVADNEYIIFDLNSLEVLQESEASLDGIQIYVIFQDGKTLPWGYHFPFEEDVYRVQAGDTIMFDRYAGSVKLDTLDEKLDVTILVVRSNVVDQQVLEAVNDLLGDVVSLGLQLPDMWDLVFSQASSLGSQPVMEYLVRMEPVDVQVVSLRRENNWSIGSPIHGLSQAEAFQFTYTVASSKTPTIIKEPVVVTATPLYVLNTPTPLAVVAAPSLLIQSSNEAENTIDGQALVRVPAGEFSMGLTEVQINDLFSRCVLCTTNVFANSKPVHAVWLDEFWIYRTEVTVAQYKLCVSDGACRPPYRLSSVTMRNYYDNPLDQDAPVINVDWHMANAYCQWAGGRLPTEAEWEKAARGTDGRLFPWVTSSPPAGMLT encoded by the coding sequence ATGCATGGGTGGAAACTGGATAAGAAGGCCTTCTTTCGTTACGTCTTGCCCGTATGTCTCGCCATCTTTCTGTTTGTCCTGCGCCTGCTACGCATTGAGGCCCCCACCACGGTGGATGCCAATGCCTTCGCCGCTGCCCCCACCATGGTGCAGGCATCCGGCACAGTAGCGGACAACGAATACATCATTTTTGATCTCAACAGCCTTGAAGTGTTGCAGGAAAGCGAAGCAAGCCTGGATGGCATTCAGATCTATGTCATCTTTCAGGATGGCAAAACCCTGCCCTGGGGCTATCACTTTCCGTTTGAAGAGGATGTCTACCGCGTCCAAGCCGGTGACACGATCATGTTTGATCGCTACGCCGGTTCGGTGAAACTGGATACGCTGGATGAAAAGCTGGATGTAACTATACTGGTGGTGCGCTCGAATGTCGTTGACCAACAGGTGTTGGAAGCCGTCAATGACCTGCTGGGGGATGTGGTGAGCCTGGGTTTGCAGCTGCCCGATATGTGGGACCTGGTGTTTAGCCAGGCCAGCAGCCTGGGTTCGCAACCGGTGATGGAATATCTGGTGCGCATGGAGCCGGTGGATGTGCAAGTGGTGTCGTTGCGGCGTGAAAACAACTGGAGCATCGGTAGCCCGATCCACGGCCTCTCGCAGGCAGAGGCCTTCCAGTTCACCTACACGGTGGCCAGCTCGAAGACGCCTACGATCATCAAAGAGCCGGTGGTGGTAACGGCGACGCCACTGTATGTGCTCAACACGCCTACGCCGCTGGCTGTGGTGGCGGCGCCGTCACTCCTGATCCAATCTTCTAATGAGGCTGAGAATACGATCGATGGCCAGGCGTTGGTGCGGGTCCCTGCTGGGGAATTCAGCATGGGGCTTACCGAAGTGCAGATCAATGATCTGTTTTCGCGCTGCGTGCTGTGCACCACCAATGTGTTTGCAAACTCCAAACCGGTGCATGCGGTGTGGCTGGATGAGTTCTGGATCTATCGCACCGAAGTGACGGTGGCTCAGTACAAACTATGTGTCAGCGATGGTGCCTGCCGGCCACCGTACCGCCTGTCTTCGGTGACCATGCGCAATTACTATGACAACCCGCTGGATCAGGACGCCCCGGTGATCAATGTGGATTGGCATATGGCCAATGCCTATTGCCAATGGGCAGGTGGGCGCTTGCCCACGGAAGCGGAGTGGGAAAAGGCGGCCCGCGGCACCGATGGGCGGCTCTTCCCGTGGGTGACCAGCTCCCCTCCAGCCGGCATGCTAACGTGA
- a CDS encoding MarR family transcriptional regulator, with amino-acid sequence MNRPTLESEVCTALIRVGTRMAAGFDQRFAEFSLTQAQFRTLVGVIMLDRGEGITPSELADHLFVERATLSVVAQALVKRGLLVRRPGANRRSHRLSLTEAGIAILQQSIAPALQLADETVQGLSQAALQNMLASLNHLEAHLRQAQKKA; translated from the coding sequence ATGAACCGGCCAACTTTGGAAAGCGAAGTATGTACCGCATTGATCCGCGTGGGCACACGCATGGCGGCGGGCTTTGACCAGCGCTTTGCCGAGTTCAGCCTGACCCAAGCGCAGTTCCGCACGCTGGTGGGTGTGATCATGTTAGACCGCGGCGAGGGCATTACCCCCTCGGAGCTGGCAGACCACTTGTTTGTGGAGCGCGCCACACTCTCGGTGGTGGCGCAGGCACTGGTCAAGCGCGGGCTGCTGGTGCGCCGCCCGGGTGCGAACCGCCGCAGCCACCGGCTCTCACTTACCGAGGCGGGCATAGCCATACTGCAACAGAGCATAGCCCCGGCGCTGCAGCTGGCAGACGAGACGGTGCAGGGCCTATCGCAAGCGGCGCTGCAAAACATGCTCGCCAGCCTGAACCATCTGGAAGCGCATCTGCGCCAGGCGCAAAAGAAGGCCTAA
- a CDS encoding YdeI/OmpD-associated family protein has translation MKPVFFVSSAALRQWLAEHHKSATELWVGMYKKHTGKPSITWPEVVDQVLCFGWIDGIRKRIDDESFTNRITPRRKGSHWSAINLKRVQELHALGLMTPAGLQAYEQRDPARSQQYSFEQRQMQWPAGLAAAFKHNAGAWAYFNAQPPGYQKTMTWWVISAKREETQWRRLQRLIEASAQGERLNV, from the coding sequence ATGAAGCCAGTATTCTTCGTCTCCAGCGCGGCGCTACGCCAATGGCTCGCCGAACATCATAAGAGCGCCACTGAACTCTGGGTGGGCATGTACAAAAAGCACACCGGCAAGCCCAGCATCACCTGGCCCGAAGTGGTGGATCAGGTGCTGTGCTTTGGCTGGATCGATGGCATTCGCAAGCGCATCGACGACGAGAGTTTCACCAATCGCATCACACCGCGCCGCAAGGGCAGCCACTGGAGCGCGATTAACCTCAAACGCGTGCAGGAATTGCACGCGCTAGGGCTGATGACGCCAGCCGGCCTGCAGGCCTACGAACAACGCGATCCGGCGCGCAGCCAACAGTATTCGTTTGAGCAGCGCCAGATGCAATGGCCCGCGGGGTTGGCGGCAGCCTTCAAGCACAATGCAGGCGCGTGGGCCTACTTCAACGCCCAGCCGCCGGGCTACCAAAAGACGATGACCTGGTGGGTGATCAGCGCCAAACGCGAGGAAACGCAATGGCGCCGCTTACAGCGCCTGATCGAAGCCAGCGCCCAGGGTGAACGCCTGAACGTATAG
- a CDS encoding carbohydrate kinase family protein: MSIAPSCLLFGRIERETILNAEGKALIDEPGGNLLYAAAAYQVWGEVPGLVCRVGNDFPREWEQALQAQRLDTRGIQRLDTAYDLRRFIAYSDVVTAHGENPIKHFARRSLPFPKGLLGYQAPVEHLDSKRSRDVLSLRAEDVPAAFQGAAAAHLCPLDFFSHKLLPAALREQGTHTITLDAGRGYMHPDFLAEIPELVNGLTVFLTSEERLLTLFANRTQEIWKLIDTLGSFNCKAVVVHSLHRGQWLLDVDAHKRYQIPPYPARLSDVTHAGSSFCGGFIAGLQRTQDFLRATLYGNALQSLAMEGSGAAYVSDTLPGLAESRLQSLAAAVQSL, from the coding sequence ATGAGCATAGCCCCCTCCTGTCTGTTATTTGGCCGCATTGAACGCGAAACGATCCTCAACGCCGAAGGCAAAGCCCTGATCGATGAACCCGGCGGCAATCTGCTGTATGCCGCGGCGGCCTACCAGGTGTGGGGCGAAGTGCCCGGCCTGGTGTGCCGGGTGGGCAATGATTTCCCGCGCGAATGGGAGCAGGCCTTGCAGGCCCAACGCCTGGATACGCGTGGTATCCAGCGGCTGGACACGGCTTACGATCTCCGCCGTTTCATCGCCTATAGTGACGTAGTCACCGCGCACGGCGAAAATCCCATCAAGCATTTTGCGCGCCGCTCCCTGCCCTTTCCCAAGGGACTGCTGGGCTACCAGGCGCCGGTGGAACACTTGGACTCGAAGCGCAGCCGGGATGTGCTTTCGTTGCGTGCCGAAGACGTGCCCGCTGCCTTTCAGGGGGCGGCCGCCGCACATCTCTGCCCGCTGGATTTTTTTAGTCACAAATTGCTGCCTGCGGCCTTGCGAGAGCAAGGCACGCATACGATCACCCTGGACGCCGGGCGAGGCTACATGCATCCTGACTTTCTGGCCGAGATCCCCGAGCTGGTCAACGGCCTGACGGTGTTCCTCACCAGCGAAGAACGCCTGCTGACCCTGTTCGCCAACCGCACCCAAGAGATCTGGAAGCTGATCGATACCCTGGGGAGCTTTAACTGCAAAGCCGTGGTGGTGCACAGCTTGCATCGCGGCCAATGGCTGCTGGATGTGGATGCGCACAAGCGCTACCAGATCCCGCCCTATCCGGCGCGGTTGAGCGATGTCACCCATGCCGGCAGCAGCTTTTGCGGCGGGTTCATTGCCGGCTTGCAACGCACACAAGACTTCCTGCGGGCCACTCTCTACGGAAACGCGCTGCAATCGCTGGCCATGGAGGGCAGCGGTGCGGCCTATGTCAGCGACACCCTGCCTGGCTTGGCCGAATCGCGCCTGCAATCCCTAGCCGCAGCCGTACAGAGCCTCTAG